The Deinococcus sp. KSM4-11 genome contains the following window.
GGCGTGTTCGAGCTGCCCGCGAACGCGGAACTGCTGATCGGCAACGCCGCTTCGTCCGGTGAGGTGCCGCCCGCCACCCTCCAGCCGTGGGAAGCGCGCGTGTACCTCACGCGAAGTGTGGCCGAGACGGGCACGCCCGGCTGACGCTCAGCTTCGGGCCCGCACGACCATGGCGATGCCCATGCCGCCGCCGATGCACAGGCTGGCCACGCCGGTCTCCTTCCCCGTCCGGCGCAGCGCGTGAATCAACGTGACGAGCACGCGCGCGCCCGACGCCCCGATGGGGTGGCCCAGGGCGACCGCGCCTCCGGTGACGTTCACGCGCGCGGGATCGGCCTTCAGGTCGCGAATCACGGCCAGCGACTGGGCGGCAAAGGCCTCGTTCAGCTCGAACAGATCGACGTCCGCCACGCCCATTCCGGCGCGTTCCAGGGCGATGGGCACGGCCCTGGCAGGCCCGATGCCCATGATCGCCGGATCGACCCCGATGGCCGCGTAACTGGCGATCTCGGCCAGCACCGGCAGGCCGTGCGCCCGCGCGTACTCGGGCGTGGCGACCAGCAGCATGGCCGCGCCGTCGTTCAGGCCGCTGGCGTTCCCGGCGGTCACCGTGCCGCCCGGCTTGAACGCGGGCTTCAGCTTGGCCAGGGCCTCCAGGGACGTCGCGCGTGGATACTCGTCGGTGTCGACCACCGTCGGCCCCTTGCGGCCCGGCACGTCCACGCTCACGAGTTCATCCGCGAAGAATCCCCCTGCGAGCGCGGCCGCCGCCCGCTGCTGGCTCTCCAGCGCGAAGGCGTCCTGCTCCTCGCGCGTGATGCCCCACTGCGCCGCGATGTTCTCCGCCGTGAGGCCCATGTGGTACCCGCCGAACACGTCCGTCAGCCCCTCGGACAGGATCGAGTCGAGCGCCTCCGCGTGTCCCAGGCGGTAGCCCTCGCGGGCGCGCGGCAGCAGGTACGGAGCGCGGCTCATGCTCTCCGTGCCGCCCGCGAGATACAGCTGTCCATCCCCGGCCCGGATGGCCTGCACGGCGCTGATCACGGCCTGGAGTCCGCTGCCGCACACGCGGTTCACCGTCAGGCCCGGCACCTCCTGCGGCAGGCCCGCGCCGATGCCGACCTGACGGCCCACGTTCATGCCCTGCCCCGCCTGGAGGACGTTCCCCACGACCACGTCGGCCACGTCGACGCCATTCACGCCGTCCAGCACGGCCCTTGCGGCGCTCACGCCGAGCTGTACTGCCGACACGTCCTTCAGACCGCCCATGAAGCTCCCGATCGGCGTGCGCTTCGCCGCCACGATCACCAGATTGTCCATGCGTGAAGTGTAACGGCGGAGCGTGACGGGACGGAGACCCGCTGCGCAGCAGGATCGCCGGAGCTGGGCAGGCGTTCACGCGGCCGTAATGCCGCCGTAATGGTACGGGGAGACAGTCAGGGCACAGACGGAGTTCCACCAGGAGGAACGCACATGACGACCAGCACCGACCGAGTCCGCACCGATCACCTCGTTCACACCGTGCACGAACCGCAGCTGTCCCGCACCCTGTTTGCCGACACGCGCCTGTCGCCCCTGTGGGCCCTGCTGCGCGTGTACGTCGGCTACGAGTGGCTGTCGGCGGGCATCGAGAAGGCCGGGAGTCCGGTCTGGGTGGGCGCGCAGGCCGGCACTGCCGTGGGCGGGTTCCTGAAGGGCGCCCTGGCGAAAACCGGAGGGGATCACCCGAGCGTACAGGGCTGGTACGCGTGGTTCATCGAGCACGTCGCGCTGCCCAACGCCGCGCTGTTCTCGTACCTGGTGACCTTCGGGGAGATCGCCGTGGGGATCGCCCTGATCCTGGGCCTGTTCACCGGGATCGCCGCGTTCTTCGGCGGTCTGATGAACGCCAATTACCTGCTGGCCGGCACCGTGAGCACCAATCCGCTGCTGTTCATCCTGGCGACGTGGTTGGTGCTGGGCTGGCGCGTGGCAGGGTGGTTGGGAGTGGATCGCTGGCTGCTTCCCAGACTCGGGGTGACGAGTTCCAGCACGGTCGTGAAGTCAGGCTGACCACTTGAACCGAACGGACGCCGCTCCAGCAGTGTGGAGCGGCGTCCGTTCCGTCCTGGGTGGGGGGCCTTTGGCGTTCAGTCGCCGGTCACGGCCACCAGCTCGGGTTCCGGTCGGGAGGCGGGCGCGGGCAGACCCAGCATGGCGTACACGCTGGCGCCGAAGCTGGCGTCGTCGAGCACCCTGTGGTGGTGCGCCCACTGCCAGCGGCGGTAGGCGTCGGCCGCCAGCTGCATGTGGTGGTCGTCCAGCGTGGCGTCGGCCAGCGGGTTGGGGGGCGGCGCGGTCAGGTGGTGGCGGGTCAGGGCGCCCTCCAGTTCCGCGAGGGTCTTGGGGCCGAACGCGAAGGCCACGCGGCCCTGTGTCAGCCAGCGGCGCAGGTCGTCCTCGCCGGGCAGGGCGTACAGGATCAGTTCCCCGCCTGGGTGGGGGTCGCCGGGGGCGGCCAGGGTCAGGCCGGGCACGTTGTCCTGCAGGTACGCGGCGACCGGGCCCAGCGCGTAGGCGCTCGCGCCGGCGGTCAGGTGGTGCATGGCCTCTCTGGGGTTCAGGCGGGGCACGTCGGGGCCGTCCGTGGGGCCGTCCAGGCGGATCGTGGCCGGGGGCCGCAGCGCCTGGGCATGCAATTCCAGGCGGGTCTGCCCGCGCCACTCGCTGCTCACGAGGTGGGTGGCGAGGTCGCGTTCGCCGGGCGTGGCGGCCGTCTCGCTGTACTTCATGCCACGCAGCGGGCCGACCTTGAACTGAAGGGTGTCGCCGCGTTTGCCGACCAGCCGCGTGTCGGTCAGCCCGTCACGGATGTGCCACAGCGGGGGCGCGTGCCCCTCCCCGAAGGGTTCGAAGGCGGCGGTCTCGGTCACGAGATCGAGGGTGGCGCCCAGCACCGGCAGGGCCGCGTCCAGCCGTACCCGTGGGGCCGGGGTGGGGAACTGCCGGGCGTAGGTGTGAATCCGGTCGCGGAAGGCGTCCAGGTTCTCGTCGGCAATGGCGAAACCGGCCGCGCCGGGGTGCCCACCGTAGCGTTTCAGGAGGTCGCGGCTGTACTCCAGGCCGCCGTGCGCGCTGATGCCGGGGGTGCTGCGGACGCTGCCCTTGCCCTGCGCGATGATGAACACCGGCTTGTGGTACGTCTCCAGCAGCTTGCTCGCCACGATCCCCATCACGCCCGCGTGCCAGTCGGGGTGCGTGACGACCAGGGCAGGTTCGCTGGGATCGGCCAGGCCGAGCGCCTGCTGGAACATGTCGTCCTGGAGTTTCCGGCGTTCCAGGTTGCGGGTCTCCAGATACGCCGCGAGCCGCCCGGCCTCGTGCGCGCTGGGCGTGGTCAGCAGCGTCAGGGCGATGTCGGCCTCGCCCAGCCGCCCGGCGGCATTGATGCGTGGCGCGAGGATGAAGGCCACGTCCCGCGCGTTCGGGCGCTTCACGCGCCCGCCGTCCATCAGGGCCCGCAGGCCCGGCAGCTCCGTGGTCGTCAGGGCGTCCAGCCCGGCGCGCACCAGGGCGCGGTTCTCGCCGATCAGCGGGGCCACGTCGGCCACGGTGCCCAGGGTCGCCAGGGCACTCAGGGCGCGCGGTTCGGGCAGGCCGAGTTCCTCGTGCACGGCCCACAGCAGGTGGTACGCCACGCCCGCCCCGGTCAGGTTGTGCAGGTCGGGATCGAAGCTGTCGGTCAGGTGCGGGTGCACGACCAGGGCCGCCGGGAAGTCTGGGCCGGGCGCGTGGTGATCCGTGACGATCACTTCCACACCGCGCGCGACCAGGGCGGCGACCTCCTCCACGTTCGTGACGCCACAGTCCACGGTCACGAACAGGTCGCTGGCGGCGGCATGTTCCTCGACTCTGTCCGGATGGACGCCGTAGCCCTCGTTCAGACGGTGTGGAATGAAGCCGTGCACGTTGGCGTTCAGGGCGCGCAGGCCCAGCACCAGCACGGCGGTGGCGCTCACGCCGTCGGCGTCGTAGTCCCCGTGGATCCGGAGGCGTTTGCCGGCCCGGATGGCCGTCACCAGCCGCCGGGCCGCCTCGCGCAGCGCCGGGTTGGGCGTGAGCGTCAGAGGCGGGTCGAGTAGCGCCGGGGTCAGGTGCCGGCCCGACAGCACCTGCGCCACGGGCGGCGAGACCCGCCACGCGCGCATGGTGTCCAGCAGCGCCTCCCGGCTGGCCGGGGGTGCGAGCAGCCAGGTGGTGTCCGGGCGGATGGTCACGGGGTCTCCGCCGGGGCCACGGACGGGAGCGCTTCGTTGGTCACGGTCGGCGGGCTGGCGGGGGGCAGCGCTCCCAGCCGGGCCTGCAGGGTGGCGGTCAGGCGCTGCTCGACCCGCTCGCGTTCACGGCCCTCGCGGCGGCGGCGCAGGCGTTCGCGCCACACGGGCGGCAGCAGCAGCAGCGAGGCGTACGCGGCCCCCATCAGCAGGAACAGCGTGACGGCCATTCCGACCGAGAGGGTCAGTTCCCCCCCGCCCAGCGGCAGGGGCAGGCGCACGGTCGCCGGATTCTCCAGCGTGACCAGCAGCAGGTACGCCGCGAGGCCCAGCAGCAGCAGCACCTGCACGAACGAAACGAGCCGCATGGAGGCAGTCTAGCGCCGCGTGGTGGGCCGGAACAGCAAAAGGCCGCTCCCCGTATGCGGGGAGCGGCCTTCAGGCGTGCTGGTTTAGAAGTAGAACTTCAGGCCGGCCTTGACGGCCACGCCGAAGCCCTTGGCGCCCGTGTTGTTCACGGCACCGCTGCTGTCGTACGTACTGCCCAGGCCCGAGCCGAGGCCCTTGTTGCTCAGGTAGTAGCGTCCGTCGCCTTCCACGTACGCGGCGATGGAGGAGGTGATGTGGTAGTCCACGCCCACCAGCGCGCTGGCGTACAGGTCTGTGGCGTTGCCGGTGGCGGCGCGCGCAGTGCTGCTCGTCAGTCCCAGACCCACGCCCGCGTAGGGGCTCAAGGTGCCGCCCGCGTTCAGGTGGTACATGGCGTTCACGTCGGCGCTCACGGCGTTCCCGCCGGGCTGGTACTCGGCGGCCACGCGGGCACCGACCGGGCCGATCACGCTGGTGCTGCCGATCATGGCGCCGGCCGTCACACAGTAGCTGGCGAAGGTACCGCGCACCTGGCACTGATCCTGGCTGCCACGCGCGCCGACGCTCACGCCGGCGTACAGGCTACTGGTGTTCATGGCGGGTTCTGTCATGGTATCACCGATCACGACGGTGGTGCTGGGTGTCGTGGTGGTGTCGGGGGCGGGCGTGGTGACGGTCGCTGCGGTGCCGGCGGGGCCAGCGGGGCCTGCAGGGCCGGCCGGGCCCGCAGGACCGGTGGGGCCCGCAGGGCCAGCCGGGCCAGCGGGGATGTTCTTGATGGCCGCTTCCAGGGCGTCCACGCGGGCCTGCAGGGCCGTCACGTCGGCACCGGCCGTGTTGTCGCCCATCGCGTTGATCTTGTCTTCCAGGGCCGTGATCCGGGCCTGCTGGTCGGCGGTCAGCTTCTCGAGATCCGTCACGCGGTTGGCCACGGCGGCCAGCTCGGTGCTGACTTCCTGCATGCCGTTGGTGATGGTGGTCATGTCGCTGGCGCTGAAGCCACAGTTGGCCAACTGGCCGGACTGGAGCAGGCGATAGAAAATCAGCGCCGCCTGGTACCGGGTCAGGTTGTCATTGCCACGGAAGGTGCCGTCCGGGAAACCCTGGATCAGCCCGCAGGAGACGATCTTGTCGACGGCGTCCTTGGCCCAGTGCCCGGCCGGAATATCGCTCAGGGTCACCGTGGTGGCGGGGGTGGCCGTGGTGGTGGCGGGGGTCGTGGTGTCCTGGGCGCTGGCGACGCCGAGGCTGAGGGCCAGGGTGGACATAAGGATCAGTGATTTGCGCATGGGATCTCCTTGGGGGCGGCTGACGACAGACCCTGGGGCGCTGCGTCGTCCTGCGCTCACCGTAGGCATGCGCAGTGAGCCCTGCGTGAACGCGGCTGGGCGGAACTTCACGTTCATTTAGAGCTGAACGTTTCAGAGGTCACAATGAGTGGATCGTGATGATCACGCCATATTCAATGAGTACACTTCGCTCCTACCACAGGGCGTTGCGGCGGAATTGATGAGAAAGCTGACGCAGGACACGGAACTCGTTCCTCATGAGAGACCGGCACTGCGTCGGCCCACGGTGTTCCGCTGAGGGTCGCGCCACCCTGTCAGGGGGCCACGTACGGAACGGTCTGGTTGGGCCGAAGGGAGTCACGGCCCCTTGACGTCCCTGCCTATACTCCCGGCATGACCCAGATCCACGTGCAGGCCCAGCCGGGCGACGTCGCGCCGTACGTCCTGCTGCCCGGCGACCCCAACCGCGCCCAGCACATCGCGCAGACGTACCTCGACGGGGCGCGCGAGTACACCCGGCACCGACAGCTGTTGGGCTTCACGGGCACGTACCGGGGCGTGCCCGTATCCGTGCAGACGACCGGCATGGGCTGCCCCAGCGCCGCCATCGTGACCGAGGAACTCGCCCGCCTGGGCGCGACCACCCTGATCCGAGTGGGCACCCTGGGCGGCGCCACGCCCCGCGTCGCGCCCGCCGATCTGGTGATCGCCACCGCCGCCGTGCCCAACGACGGCACCACGAGACAGCTGCTCGGCGGCGCTCCCTATGCGCCCGCTGCCAGCTTCGAGGTCGTCCAGGCGGCCGTGAACGCGGCCCGGCGGCTGGAGGTGCCGCACCATGTGGGGCTGGTCATGACCGAGGATGCCTTCTACGCCAGCACGCCGGAGCACGCGCGCCTGTGGGCGTCGCGCGGCGTGCTGGGCTTCGAGATGGAGGCCAGCGCGATCTTCCTGGTGGCGGCCCTGCACGGTCTCCGCGCCGCGTGCCTCACCGCGTGCAGCAACGACATCGGCGACCCGCAGCTTGTGCCCGCCGAGGTGCTGGCCGGTGGGGTCGACCGCATGGTGCGCGTCGCGCTGGAGGCCATTGTCGCGCTCCACGCCACGGACAGCGCCGCCGGGCGCGTGTCAGGATGAAGCCATGACGCACCTCGACGAGCTGGACTTCAACACAGTGCAGATCGACCAGCACGGCCCCATCGCCGTGCTGACCATCAGCCGCCCGCAGGCGCTGAATGCCCTGAACGCCGAGACGCTCGGCGAGATCGCGCAGGCCGTGGACCTGATCATCGAGGACGCCGAGGTGGGCGTGCTGATCATCACGGGCGCGGGCGACCGGGCCTTCGTGGCGGGCGCGGACATCAGCGAGTTCAAGCAGGTGCAGTCGGTGTACGACGGCCGCGAACTCGCTCTGTCCGGCCAGGACGTCATGTCCCGGATTGCCACGCTGCCCATTCCGGTGATCGCCGCTGTGAACGGCTACGCGCTGGGCGGTGGGCTGGAACTCGCGCTCGCGTGTGACCTCCGCGTGGCCGCGACCGGCGCGCGGCTGGGGCTGCCGGAAGTCACGCTGGGCCTGATTCCCGGCTTCGGCGGCACGCAGCGCCTGTCGCGCCTGATCGGGGCGGGCCGCGCCCTGGACTTGATGCTCACCGCGCGGCAGATCCAGGCCGACGAGGCGCTCGGCATGGGCCTCGTGAACTACGTCGCCGACGACGCCCTCCAGAAAGCCCGCGAGGTCGCCGAATTGATCCTGAAGAACGCCCCGATCGCGTTGTCGCTGGTCAAGGAAGCGGTGCGGCGCGGCCTGGACACCGGCCTCGACGCCAGCCTGGAGATCGAGGCGGACATGTTCGGCCTCGCCACCGCCACCAAGGACTTCCAGGAGGGTGTGGACGCCTTCCTGACCA
Protein-coding sequences here:
- a CDS encoding acetyl-CoA C-acetyltransferase, with the translated sequence MDNLVIVAAKRTPIGSFMGGLKDVSAVQLGVSAARAVLDGVNGVDVADVVVGNVLQAGQGMNVGRQVGIGAGLPQEVPGLTVNRVCGSGLQAVISAVQAIRAGDGQLYLAGGTESMSRAPYLLPRAREGYRLGHAEALDSILSEGLTDVFGGYHMGLTAENIAAQWGITREEQDAFALESQQRAAAALAGGFFADELVSVDVPGRKGPTVVDTDEYPRATSLEALAKLKPAFKPGGTVTAGNASGLNDGAAMLLVATPEYARAHGLPVLAEIASYAAIGVDPAIMGIGPARAVPIALERAGMGVADVDLFELNEAFAAQSLAVIRDLKADPARVNVTGGAVALGHPIGASGARVLVTLIHALRRTGKETGVASLCIGGGMGIAMVVRARS
- a CDS encoding DoxX family membrane protein; its protein translation is MTTSTDRVRTDHLVHTVHEPQLSRTLFADTRLSPLWALLRVYVGYEWLSAGIEKAGSPVWVGAQAGTAVGGFLKGALAKTGGDHPSVQGWYAWFIEHVALPNAALFSYLVTFGEIAVGIALILGLFTGIAAFFGGLMNANYLLAGTVSTNPLLFILATWLVLGWRVAGWLGVDRWLLPRLGVTSSSTVVKSG
- a CDS encoding DHH family phosphoesterase: MRAWRVSPPVAQVLSGRHLTPALLDPPLTLTPNPALREAARRLVTAIRAGKRLRIHGDYDADGVSATAVLVLGLRALNANVHGFIPHRLNEGYGVHPDRVEEHAAASDLFVTVDCGVTNVEEVAALVARGVEVIVTDHHAPGPDFPAALVVHPHLTDSFDPDLHNLTGAGVAYHLLWAVHEELGLPEPRALSALATLGTVADVAPLIGENRALVRAGLDALTTTELPGLRALMDGGRVKRPNARDVAFILAPRINAAGRLGEADIALTLLTTPSAHEAGRLAAYLETRNLERRKLQDDMFQQALGLADPSEPALVVTHPDWHAGVMGIVASKLLETYHKPVFIIAQGKGSVRSTPGISAHGGLEYSRDLLKRYGGHPGAAGFAIADENLDAFRDRIHTYARQFPTPAPRVRLDAALPVLGATLDLVTETAAFEPFGEGHAPPLWHIRDGLTDTRLVGKRGDTLQFKVGPLRGMKYSETAATPGERDLATHLVSSEWRGQTRLELHAQALRPPATIRLDGPTDGPDVPRLNPREAMHHLTAGASAYALGPVAAYLQDNVPGLTLAAPGDPHPGGELILYALPGEDDLRRWLTQGRVAFAFGPKTLAELEGALTRHHLTAPPPNPLADATLDDHHMQLAADAYRRWQWAHHHRVLDDASFGASVYAMLGLPAPASRPEPELVAVTGD
- a CDS encoding lipopolysaccharide assembly protein LapA domain-containing protein: MRLVSFVQVLLLLGLAAYLLLVTLENPATVRLPLPLGGGELTLSVGMAVTLFLLMGAAYASLLLLPPVWRERLRRRREGRERERVEQRLTATLQARLGALPPASPPTVTNEALPSVAPAETP
- a CDS encoding S-layer homology domain-containing protein yields the protein MRKSLILMSTLALSLGVASAQDTTTPATTTATPATTVTLSDIPAGHWAKDAVDKIVSCGLIQGFPDGTFRGNDNLTRYQAALIFYRLLQSGQLANCGFSASDMTTITNGMQEVSTELAAVANRVTDLEKLTADQQARITALEDKINAMGDNTAGADVTALQARVDALEAAIKNIPAGPAGPAGPTGPAGPAGPAGPAGPAGTAATVTTPAPDTTTTPSTTVVIGDTMTEPAMNTSSLYAGVSVGARGSQDQCQVRGTFASYCVTAGAMIGSTSVIGPVGARVAAEYQPGGNAVSADVNAMYHLNAGGTLSPYAGVGLGLTSSTARAATGNATDLYASALVGVDYHITSSIAAYVEGDGRYYLSNKGLGSGLGSTYDSSGAVNNTGAKGFGVAVKAGLKFYF
- a CDS encoding purine-nucleoside phosphorylase; its protein translation is MTQIHVQAQPGDVAPYVLLPGDPNRAQHIAQTYLDGAREYTRHRQLLGFTGTYRGVPVSVQTTGMGCPSAAIVTEELARLGATTLIRVGTLGGATPRVAPADLVIATAAVPNDGTTRQLLGGAPYAPAASFEVVQAAVNAARRLEVPHHVGLVMTEDAFYASTPEHARLWASRGVLGFEMEASAIFLVAALHGLRAACLTACSNDIGDPQLVPAEVLAGGVDRMVRVALEAIVALHATDSAAGRVSG
- a CDS encoding enoyl-CoA hydratase/isomerase family protein; protein product: MTHLDELDFNTVQIDQHGPIAVLTISRPQALNALNAETLGEIAQAVDLIIEDAEVGVLIITGAGDRAFVAGADISEFKQVQSVYDGRELALSGQDVMSRIATLPIPVIAAVNGYALGGGLELALACDLRVAATGARLGLPEVTLGLIPGFGGTQRLSRLIGAGRALDLMLTARQIQADEALGMGLVNYVADDALQKAREVAELILKNAPIALSLVKEAVRRGLDTGLDASLEIEADMFGLATATKDFQEGVDAFLTKRRPAFQGE